In Colletotrichum higginsianum IMI 349063 chromosome 3, whole genome shotgun sequence, a genomic segment contains:
- a CDS encoding Carboxylic ester hydrolase has protein sequence MVLLVSLVLFLFTLLARAACSPTAPTARTLNGTYEGRHLPEFGQDLFLGIPYALSPRLRNPVPLTESWTGVRDATRYTIACYADSYKGVLEAVGATLGEDCLNLNIVRPAGTTPSSKLPVVVWIHGGSFTGGSGVDGNTNTSYVIRNSVENGTPIIAITINYRLGFFGFPGGYQAAAEGVTNLGLKDQRQALRWIKENIAAFGGDPSKVTLWGQSAGAISIGHQILAYGGKGAEELFRGGILVSGSAGFITNMLFPTHPNILKSYNDVLNATGCADADHTLDCIREAPAEVILGAARSAPVPAWWPSIDGDFIQKPPTWQMLEGDIAPVSVIVGANNDEGLLSVNSIAPGLETEAEAAFVLQASFPAARPSTIQELLAAYPVNGPNPPYSLPVSPDPADDVFCAALRDANMTCGAQYRRVAAIFGDYAQVSGRRLTAREWARAGIPAYSYRFDTNPTDIPIVKNALAPGFSTHSSEYSYFFNFPPDYYMHGLNPPVRNVSSHLTLSRNIVDKFIAYIATGDPNSFKVPEVPEWPQYSVSEPANMAFNATFADNTIYTRVEADTWREEGLELWNKYAVELSFNGNWRP, from the exons ATGGTGCTCCTTGTCAGCCTCGTCCTGTTCCTGTTCACGCTGCTCGCGAGAGCGGCATGCTCTCCCACAGCCCCAACAGCCAGAACGCTCAACGGAACCTACGAAGGCCGTCATCTTCCCGAGTTTGGCCAAGACCTATTTCTCGGCATCCCGTACGCCCTCAGCCCCCGTCTCCGTAACCCCGTACCCCTGACCGAGTCCTGGACCGGCGTCCGCGATGCCACTCGCTATACCATTGCCTGCTATGCCGATTCCTACAAAGGTGTTCTGGAAGCTGTTGGTGCCACTCTCGGCGAGGACTGCCTGAACCTGAACATTGTCCGGCCTGCTGGAACGACCCCGTCCTCGAAGCTCCCCGTTGTTGTATGGATACACGGCGGCAGCTTCACCGGTGGCTCCGGTGTAGACGGGAACACCAATACATCCTACGTCATCCGAAACTCGGTCGAGAACGGCACCCCgatcatcgccatcaccatcaactACCGtctcggcttcttcggctTCCCGGGTGGTTACCAAGCCGCCGCGGAGGGCGTCACGAACCTCGGCCTCAAAGACCAACGGCAGGCCCTGCGCTGGATCAAAGAGAACATCGCGGCTTTTGGCGGCGACCCGAGCAAGGTCACACTATGGGGCCagtccgccggcgccatTTCCATCGGCCACCAGATCCTCGCATATGGCggcaagggcgccgaggagctgtTCAGAGGAGGCATCCTCGTAAGCGGCAGCGCAGGCTTCATCACGAACATGCTGTTCCCTACGCACCCCAACATCCTGAAGTCGTACAATGATGTCCTGAACGCGACGGGCTGCGCCGATGCGGATCACACCTTGGACTGCATCCGCGAGGCTCCCGCGGAAGTAATTTTGGGCGCCGCCAGATCAGCCCCGGTTCCCGCCTGGTGGCCGAGTATCGACGGAGATTTCATCCAGAAGCCCCCCACGTGGCAAAtgctcgagggcgacatCGCCCCCGtgtccgtcatcgtcggcgccaacaATGACGAGGGCCTGCTGTCGGTCAACTCGATTGCCCCCGGCCTAGAaaccgaggccgaggccgcgtTCGTTCTCCAAGCCAGCTTCCCCGCCGCGAGGCCTTCGACCATCCAGGAGCTCCTGGCCGCGTACCCCGTCAACGGCCCCAACCCGCCCTACTCGCTGCCCGTCAGCCCCGAtccggccgacgacgtcttcTGCGCCGCCCTGCGCGACGCCAACATGACCTGCGGCGCGCAGTATCGCAGGGTGGCCGCCATCTTCGGCGACTACGCGCAGGTCAGTGGCCGGCGGCTGACGGCGCGCGAATGGGCCCGGGCCGGGATCCCCGCCTACAGCTACCGCTTCGACACGAACCCGACCGACATACCCATCGTCAAGAACGCCCTCGCGCCCGGGTTCTCGACGCACTCGTCTGAGTACTCGTACTTCTTCAACTTCCCGCCCGACTACTACATGCACGGGCTGAACCCGCCCGTGCGCAACGTGTCGTCGCACCTGACGCTCTCGAGAAACATCGTGGACAAGTTCATCGCGTACATCGCCACGGGCGACCCGAACTCGTTCAAAG TCCCCGAAGTGCCCGAGTGGCCGCAATACTCCGTCTCGGAGCCGGCGAACATGGCGTTCAACGCCACCTTCGCCGACAACACAATCTACACGCGCGTCGAGGCGGACACTTGGCGCGAGGAGGGCCTGGAGCTGTGGAACAAGTACGCCGTCGAGCTCAGCTTCAATGGCAACTGGCGTCCGTGA
- a CDS encoding GTP-binding protein, producing MEQDQLAAPPHPDDTLGGFDVSPQVAQNNGYDYSEKQRSQPSQSLDQGLPQSPRSEDQQADRYNTPPLPMNAPPISRPASGLSGAGAQQSYADHASRSSAGAEAAASNGRNHVVIKVGMVGDAQIGKTSLMVKYVEGSWDEDYIQTLGVNFMEKTISIRNTEITFSIWDLGGQREFVNMLPLVCNDAVAILFMFDLTRKSTLNSIKEWYRQGRGFNKTAIPILVGTKYDHFVNFPREDQEEISNQARRFAKAMRAALIFSSTSHSINVQKIFKIVLSKAFDLKCTIPEIENVGEPLLLYQSC from the exons ATGGAGCAAGACCAACTTGCCGCCCCGCCTCACCCAGACGACACCCTCGGCGGTTTTGATGTCTCTCCGCAGGTTGCTCAGAACAACGGTTATGACTACTCGGAGAAGCAGCGCTCCCAACCCAGCCAGTCCCTCGACCAGGGCCTCCCACAATCCCCGCGGTCCGAAGACCAACAAGCCGATCGCTATAACACACCGCCTCTGCCTATGAACGCCCCTCCCATCTCGAGGCCTGCCTCTGGTCtgtccggcgccggcgcgcaACAAAGCTACGCCGACCATGCTTCGCGCAGCAGTGCCGGCGCAGAGGCTGCCGCCAGTAACGGTCGCAACCACGTCGTAATCAAGGTCGGCATGGTGGGGGATGCGCAAATCGGCAAGACGAGTTTGATGGTCAAGTACGTCGAGGGCAGTTGGGACGAAGACTATATCCAGACACTGGGCGTCAACTTTATGGAGAAGACCATTTCGATCCGGAATACCGAGATTACCTTTTCCATCTGGGACTTGGGTGGCCAGCGCGAATTTGTCAACATGCTGCCCCTAGTCTGTAACGACGCTgtcgccatcctcttcatGTTCGATCTGACGCGGAAGAGCACGCTCAACAGCATCAAGGAGTGGTATCGGCAGGGCAGGGGCTTCAACAAGACGGCCATTCCTATCCTCGTGGGCACCAAGTACGACCATTTCGTCAACTTCCCAAGGGAGGACCAAGAGGAAATCTCAAACCAG GCCCGCCGGTTCGCAAAGGCAATGCGCGCTGCGTTGATCTTCTCCAGCACGAGCCATAGTATCAACGTGCAAAAG ATCTTCAAGATTGTGCTGTCCAAAGCTTTCGACCTGAAGTGCACGATTCCCGAAATCGAAAACGTGGGAGAGCCGCTATTGCTGTACCAGTCCTGCTGA
- a CDS encoding Cytochrome c oxidase subunit Va yields MSASILRVAARGSTTLFRANPIRQPLVARSGMLLPAIAGVPAANTFSTSSRLRSGDHAEETFEEFSARFEKEFDGVQDVFELQRNLNNAFAYDLVPSPSVVAAALKAARRVNDFATAVRIFEGVKAKVENKGQYEQYLEELKSLREELGVPLKEDIYPEEKN; encoded by the exons ATGTCTGCCTCCATCCTCCGCGTTGCCGCTCGCGGCTCGACCACTCTCTTCCGTGCGAACCCCATCCGCCAGCCTCTCGTCGCCCGTTCCGGCATGCTCCTGCCCGCCATCGCGGGTGTCCCGGCCGCCAACACCTTCAGCACCAGCTCCCGCCTCCGCTCCGGCGACCACGCCGAGGAGACCTTTGAGGAGTTCAGCGCGAG ATTCGAGAAGGAATTCGATGGCGTCCAGGACGTTTTCGAGCTTCAG CGCAACCTCAACAACGCCTTCGCCTACGACTTggttccctccccctccgtcgtcgccgccgccctcaaggccgcccGTCGTGTCAACGACTTCGCTACCGCCGTCCGCATTTTCGAGG GCGTtaaggccaaggtcgagaacAAGGGTCAGTACGAGCAGtacctcgaggagctcaagtCCCTGAGGGAAGAGCTCGGCGTCCCTCTGAAGGAGGACATCTAccccgaggagaagaactAA
- a CDS encoding Endosomal cargo receptor has translation MRVSAIACGLLACFVSQVAATALTYKLHANEKACFYAKTQKENEKIAFYFAVQSGGSFDVDYVVTGPGNKIILDGAKERQGDFVFTAQQLGDYEFCFNNEMSTFAEKFVDFEIAVENEVRAQLPAKQGASPEQHTTLEETIFKLSGQLSTISRGQKYFRTRENRNFSTVRSTEGRIINFSMIQCALIVLMGALQVFIVRFFFQGARKGYPRQAAGGAFVLPSSGGLSFVSFDNNGSLVCDCDPGRSFQDLFDPSHDSKRILRSSEITKNTKPRTEGDRLTRYITTTTTSLEVDRDLSMPSSSRHNKKHAKKPQKQPAEKWYIIKDILQERKRGADIEYLVDWEDNPDTGERYRPTWTLSKDVTSKAIFDWRKKLDTLYREDHTAHPEESGAQNEDASTHTPAVESLDSSQPIQSPRKRKRPQTSQSDDSQLWNSEDNLNPPKRGRLLSEAPSTLSSDSFAHTDAASDVLYNNSTFFVAIPSKVEQDFSEYISVSDSQGSTALGSQPISVLEDEDSQVVITENLSQRTIPDSQDYSTFGTQDSQEFGNQLASSTSNKASAKTDREIPDSQKQSSLSKTTDSQAPLLGLPDHHSPFFVHRTPLQSPSRSSQNRQQDSVSSGYIPLTQNSPGQSWEPIFGDTLATSSKHQHPTGLALESQLQSQPRSQLASHPATQLPSQSQAARNRNPSLTSVSDRSIPSHQIDDLTTEYRPEYSTNQSPGVHCRQGLPAVGTPVFQTQPSLDFLLPSRTSSSSNGAPASNSSPLAGIENERAAEQIIACSDTQNDRSQNTQLAQVVAPLPDISASQIGLSSSSAEDPVIPDTVRRKPSQKQRLNTGPTSSGSSRPDDSDAEISSRQLNQSSATPQRDEDEDEHSDPDSFQTCFERRSPPTLSSPYNSQDGGRRSQPIDPPSTMDTSSGEPLSAIEELMRIQEAALQGTLTEGGLASPTTVLVQHHEDDPSMTDAADQAFSASIHIHSQPPISSDWMGEPVTSSTEMPALSSVPSGPTIEAPVDDALRTASMGDIFPGNLMPPESADQLPTTISPSDISRSIEPDLSLSGLQHDNQPLELLPEDDTTAGGKSTVTSPDVEEPYLSAPPAAVDQNEYLVTVSFPANIRPLYLSTMTAYKREIEQFNLALQSDEGLPDKATVEAVGRLFDQLRNICDMPVTLDGPSIDALSAVDLKKHAMGTNSKFFFVGRFLERLQTSHKKILIVVRDINIVGYLEAVVGTGDMAYSLKGLHELESREEHSLLVVLVYCEQPLVDDLSDFDVVIGFDNGILQTDILSRWAEMSGKKPMLIRLMTTCSIEHLELMMPAELEGLERQNALLIALFQARALVANDEQGEMIDNFASLFANQAIDPDPGFGWEPELIPSNVLDFYSSTQSHNQIPPSAEKLSTRKRKADDGSQQVVKRLRVSRSPEQVSGDIDAAVHSHLNPDPSRVHVQTTQFYLDTLSTKISELEHQLEEKTTLEINLRKHITNLAKRVKSHDKTINIIQERHMAALRERSQFESLRDDAQQNEGKAWEETHVWQDKAKTLEEELKKKSAILEEALINAGTVATETYKEKTAELEKALGKIAELEKKLESRDGELGYARDAYQTANHANSELTRENRELKEQVDLLRKSAVGSLAQVQKVNAGEQVKEMQRQIAETQAISKDREKELARIEKELRALKNGRRETRQQSVPRSPRLGMMSPRTGRAAGGSASRGTSPTPHESTGSTPAAGLQFFNTPANGRWGHLRD, from the exons ATGAGGGTGTCCGCTATCGCCTGCGGGCTTCTTGCCTGCTTCGTTTCCCAGGTGGCTGCCACGGCATTGACCTACAAGCTTCATGCCAACGAGAAGGCCTGCTTCTACGCCAAGACCCAGAAGGAGAACGAGAAGATTGCTTTCTACTTTGCC GTTCAATCTGGTGGCTCTTTCGACGTCGACTACGTCGTGACGGGACCGGGCAACAAGATCATTCTGGATGGAGCTAAGGAGCGCCAGGGCGACTTTGTCTTCACGGCCCAACAGCTGGGCGACTACGAGTTCTGTTTTAACAACGAGATGAGCACCTTCGCCGAGAAGTTCGTCGACTTTGAAATTGCC GTTGAGAACGAGGTTCGCGCCCAGCTTCCCGCCAAGCAGGGCGCCTCTCCTGAACAGCACACAACTCTCGAGGAAACCATCTTCAAGCTCTCCGGTCAGCTCTCGACCATCTCTAGGGGCCAGAAATACTTCCGCACCAGAGAGAACCGAAACTTCAGCACTGTTCGCAGCACCGAGGGCCGCATCATCAACTTTAGCATGATTCAGTGCGCTTTGATCGTGCTAATGGGAGCTCTGCAAGTGTTTATCGtccgcttcttcttccaagGAGCTCGCAAGGGCTAC CCACGGCAGGCTGCTGGTGGAGCCTTCGTCCTTCCTTCCTCGGGCGGCTTGAGCTTCGTGAGCTTCGATAACAACGGCAGCCTCGTCTGCGACTGCGACCCGGGTAGGTCATTCCAAGACCTCTTTGACCCGTCTCACGACTCGAAACGCATTTTACGAAGCAGCGAGATAACAAAGAACACGAAGCCGCGAACCGAGGGCGACAGACTTACGAGATACAtcacaacaacaaccacctCTTTGGAGGTGGATCGCGACTTGTCAATGCCGAGTAGTTCTCGCCATAACAAGAAACACGCGAAGAAGCCCCAAAAGCAGCCCGCGGAGAAGTGGTACATTATAAAGGACATCCTTCAGGAAAGGAAGCGCGGCGCAGATATCGAGTACTTGGTGGACTGGGAAGACAACCCCGACACCGGCGAACGATACCGTCCTACTTGG ACCCTGAGCAAGGACGTTACATCTAAAGCGATCTTCGACTGGAGGAAGAAGCTCGACACACTCTATCGTGAGGACCACACGGCGCACCCTGAGGAGTCAGGAGCTCAAAACGAAGACGCATCCACGCACACTCCAGCGGTCGAGTCGCTTGATAGCAGTCAGCCCATCCAATCGCCACGCAAGCGAAAGAGACCTCAAACTTCTCAGTCTGACGACTCGCAACTCTGGAACTCGGAAGACAACCTCAACCCGCCAAAAAGGGGAAGGCTCCTTAGCGAGGCCCCTTCTACGCTTTCATCAGACTCTTTCGCCCACACGGATGCCGCATCGGATGTTCTGTACAACAACTCGACTTTCTTCGTGGCGATTCCCTCTAAAGTAGAACAAGATTTCTCTGAGTATATCAGTGTATCGGATTCTCAAGGCTCAACCGCCCTTGGCTCTCAGCCTATATCAGTCCTTGAGGACGAAGACAGCCAGGTGGTGATTACTGAGAACCTCAGTCAAAGAACCATTCCTGACTCACAAGATTACTCGACATTTGGCACCCAAGACTCGCAAGAATTTGGCAATCAATTAGCATCGTCTACCAGCAACAAGGCGAGCGCCAAAACAGACCGCGAAATCCCCGATTCGCAAAAACAGTCCTCATTAAGCAAGACCACTGATTCCCAGGCTCCTCTTCTTGGTTTACCAGATCATCACTCGCCGTTCTTTGTACACCGGACCCCCTTGCAGTCTCCTTCACGCTCTTCTCAGAACCGTCAGCAGGACTCAGTGTCGTCAGGTTACATTCCTTTGACACAGAACAGCCCTGGCCAAAGCTGGGAACCAATTTTTGGTGACACCTTAGCCACCTCATCTAAGCATCAGCATCCGACTGGACTGGCGTTAGAGTCACAGTTACAGTCACAACCACGGTCTCAGCTGGCATCCCATCCAGCAACTCAACTCCCATCTCAGTCACAGGCCGCACGCAATCGCAACCCCTCATTAACGTCTGTATCTGACAGATCGATTCCATCGCATCAAATCGACGACCTTACTACAGAATACCGACCTGAATATTCAACAAATCAGTCGCCTGGTGTACATTGCCGGCAAGGGCTGCCTGCAGTCGGAACGCCTGTCTTCCAAACACAGCCTTCTTTggattttcttcttccttcccgGACATCTTCGTCATCCAACGGTGCCCCTGCAAGTAATTCAAGTCCCTTGGCCGGCATCGAAAACGAGAGGGCAGCTGAGCAGATCATTGCTTGTTCGGACACGCAGAACGATCGCAGTCAGAACACGCAACTTGCGCAAGTCGTCGCGCCCCTACCTGACATTTCTGCAAGCCAGATTGGGTTGAGTAGCAGCAGTGCTGAAGACCCTGTAATTCCTGACACTGTCCGGCGCAAGCCTTCCCAAAAGCAGCGTCTCAACACCGGACCTACTAGTTCAGGCTCTTCTCGACCCGACGATTCTGACGCCGAAATTTCCAGTCGACAGCTAAATCAATCGTCTGCGACACCCCAAcgtgacgaagacgaggacgagcacTCAGATCCCGACAGCTTTCAAACGTGTTTTGAAAGGCGATCACCACCTACACTTTCTTCACCCTATAACTCACAAGACGGGGGGCGTCGCAGCCAACCCATAGACCCACCTTCCACCATGGATACATCAAGCGGCGAACCGCTCTCGGCTATTGAAGAGCTTATGAGAATACAGGAGGCTGCTTTACAAGGAACGTTGACCGAGGGTGGCTTGGCCAGTCCTACAACCGTTCTGGTGCAACATCACGAAGATGACCCTTCCATGACGGACGCCGCCGATCAGGCATTCTCGGCCTCTATCCACATCCACTCGCAGCCCCCTATTTCTAGTGATTGGATGGGAGAGCCGGTTACTTCATCCACAGAAATGCCTGCCTTGTCCAGCGTCCCTTCTGGCCCAACAATCGAGGCCCCGGTCGATGACGCGCTTCGAACAGCCAGTATGGGTGACATCTTCCCCGGCAATCTTATGCCCCCCGAGTCCGCGGACCAACTCCCTACCACCATCTCGCCTTCAGACATCAGCAGGTCGATTGAGCCAGATCTTTCGTTGTCCGGACTTCAGCATGATAATCAGCCTTTGGAGTTGCTGCCGGAGGACGATACCACGGCAGGAGGGAAGAGCACCGTGACATCACCGGACGTTGAGGAGCCATATCTTTCAGCCCCTCCGGCAGCGGTAGATCAAAACGAATACTTGGTAACTGTATCATTCCCGGCGAATATCCGCCCGCTCTATCTGAGCACGATGACGGCATACAAGCGCGAAATCGAGCAATTCAACCTCGCATTGCAGTCCGACGAGGGCTTGCCCGACAAAGCTACAGTGGAAGCCGTTGGAAGACTGTTTGACCAGCTCCGCAACATCTGCGACATGCCTGTGACCCTCGATGGCCCTTCAATCGACGCCTTATCGGCAGTCGATCTCAAGAAGCACGCCATGGGTACCAACAGCAAATTCTTCTTCGTCGGTCGATTTCTTGAGCGACTGCAGACGAGTCACAAGAAAATTCTCATTGTCGTGCGCGACATCAACATTGTCGGTTacctcgaggccgtggtCGGAACCGGGGACATGGCGTACTCTCTCAAGGGCCTGCACGAGCTCGAAAGCAGGGAAGAGCATTCATTGCTTGTCGTTCTTGTATATTGCGAACAGCCCCTTGTCGACGATTTGAGCGacttcgacgtcgtcatTGGCTTCGACAACGGCATCCTGCAAACGGACATCTTGAGTCGGTGGGCTGAGATGAGCGGCAAGAAGCCGATGCTGATTAGACTCATGACGACGTGCTCCATCGAGCACCTCGAGTTGATGATGCCAGCAGAGCTTGAGGGCTTGGAGAGGCAGAATGCACTCCTTATCGCCTTGTTCCAGGCAAGGGCTCTCGTTGCCAACGATGAACAGGGCGAGATGATTGATAACTTTGCCTCTCTATTCGCAAATCAAGCAATTGACCCTGACCCTGGCTTTGGATGGGAGCCTGAGCTTATTCCATCGAACGTTCTCGACTTTTACTCTAGCACCCAGTCCCACAACCAAATACCTCCCTCAGCGGAGAAGCTATCGACCCGGAAACGCAAAGCC GATGACGGGTCGCAACAAGTCGTTAAGCGCCTGCGTGTGAGTCGTTCACCTGAACAAGTTTCTGGCGACATCGACGCGGCAGTCCACAGCCACCTCAACCCCGATCCATCCCGGGTGCATGTCCAAACGACTCAGTTCTACCTAGACACTTTGTCAACCAAG ATCTCTGAACTCGAGCATCAGCTGGAGGAGAAAACAACCTTGGAGATCAACCTTCGGAAGCACATCACCAATCTCGCAAAGAGGGTTAAGAGCCATGACAAAACCATCAACATCATACAAGAAAGACATATGGCCGCGCTTCGGGAGCGGAGCCAATTTGAATCTCTGCGTGATGATGCTCAGCAAAACGAGGGGAAAGCCTGGGAGGAGACTCATGTCTGGCAGGATAAGGCAAAAACATTGGAAGAGGAactcaagaagaagagtgCAATTCTCGAAGAGGCTCTGATTAATGCCGGCACTGTCGCCACTGAGACATACAAGGAGAAGACAGCGGAACTCGAGAAAGCTTTGGGAAAGATTGCCgagttggagaagaagctcgaaAGCCGTGATGGCGAGCTAGGATACGCCAGAGATGCATATCAAACGGCTAATCACGCTAACAGCGAATTGACACGGGAAAACCGCGAGCTCAAGGAGCAGGTTGACTTACTGCGGAAGTCAGCGGTGGGTAGTCTGGCGCAGGTCCAGAAGGTCAACGCCGGAGAGCAGGTCAAGGAGATGCAGCGGCAGATTGCCGAAACCCAGGCCATCTCCAAAGACCGCGAGAAGGAGCTTGCGCGTATTGAGAAGGAGCTGCGGGCGCTTAAGAACGGACGAAGGGAGACGAGGCAGCAGAGCGTGCCCCGGAGTCCGAGACTGGGCATGATGAGCCCGAGAACGGGACGCGCCGCGGGTGGTTCGGCTAGTAGAGGAACTTCGCCCACGCCTCACGAGTCGACCGGGAGCACGCCTGCTGCGGGCCTCCAGTTCTTTAACACGCCGGCCAACGGTAGATGGGGCCACCTTCGAGACTAA
- a CDS encoding Elongation of fatty acids protein, whose product MATQAPSSFYEQLPLPTLDRPFGIHLWPLLDKVWTPIVGYPVSEFRFVPGVTPMSTIKQAGIFVIIYYTIIFGGREWMRNREPYKLKGLFLAHNLFLTLISAGLLALYIEELLPTVVRGGIFHAICDAEGGWTQPLVVLYYMTYLTKYLELLDTVFLFLKKKPLTFLHCYHHGATALLCYTQLIGSTAVSWVPITLNLGVHVVMYWYYFQSARGVRIWWKEWVTRFQIIQFIIDLGFVYFASYTYFTSTYFPWMPNAGKCAGEEFAAFAGIGILSSYLVLFISFYLATYKKGGKSQTRKSLRRMSQAPLPDPHNVASAVAAHSNGNAKASGVKANGSAPRSRKA is encoded by the exons ATGGCGACCCaagccccctcctccttctaCGAGCAATTGCCTCTGCCAACCCTCGACCGTCCCTTTGGCATCCACCTATGGCCTTTGCTCGACAAGGTCTGGACCCCCATCGTCGGCTACCCGGTGAGCGAGTTCAGGTTCGTGCCTGGCGTCACGCCCATGTCCACGATCAAGCAGGCCGGcatcttcgtcatcatcTACTACACCATCATCTTTGGCGGTCGCGAGTGGATGCGCAACCGTGAGCCCTACAAGCTCAAGggtctcttcctcgcccacAACCTGTTCCTCACCCTCATCAGCGCCGGTCTTCTCGCCCTCTACATTGAGGAGCTCCTGCCGACCGTTGTGCGCGGAGGCATCTTCCATGCCATCTgtgacgccgagggcggttGGACCCAGCCCCTCGTTGTCCTCTATTAC ATGACCTACTTGACCAAATACCTCGAGTTGCTGGACACCGTGTTCCTCTTcctcaagaagaagccccTGA CGTTTCTCCACTGCTACCACCACGGCGCGACTGCTCTCCTCTGCTACACCCAGCTGATTGGCTCTACTGCCGTCTCGTGGGTTCCCATCACCCTCAACCTCGGCGTCCACGTCGTCATGTACTGGTACTACTTCCAGAGCGCGCGCGGCGTCCGCATCTGGTGGAAGGAGTGGGTCACTCGTTTCCAGATCATCCAGTTCATCATCGATCTCG GCTTCGTTTACTTCGCCTCCTACACCTATTTCACCTCGACCTATTTCCCCTGGATGCCCAATGCCGGCAAGTGTGCCGGTGAGGAGTTTGCTGCTTTTGCTGGTATCGGCATCCTCAGCTCCTACCTTGTCCTCTTCATCTCCTTCTACCTTGCGACCTAcaagaagggcggcaagTCGCAGACCCGCAAGTCTCTCCGCCGCATGAGCCAAGCTCCCCTTCCCGATCCCCACAACGTTGCCTCGGCCGTCGCTGCCCACTCCAACGGCAACGCCAAGGCCAGCGGAGTCAAGGCCAACGGCTCTGCGCCCCGATCTCGCAAGGCGTAA